Proteins encoded within one genomic window of Mesobacillus subterraneus:
- a CDS encoding aminoglycoside 6-adenylyltransferase, whose protein sequence is MVLIDALEVLSNSLKQDKRVQAIFIKGSVGRGEQDEHSDLDLYCLVGEKDLDGFLHTRIHHLESYGKLLFHDDIFIVAPQILAVYEDMLHVDFFTVTEQTFIEKDFFKIIYDPDHRLEKFHYAQNLRLSENEFQDAVDDTVWFLFQYKKSAARGNDLWSVNMLNHVMLNLSKVLLHRYESDRAQLGLKTVEASLPEEVIRNVSEIQENITPQKHRIAAVLLRDLLNQEAKWILNEVANPGKIEPLWNRVLEE, encoded by the coding sequence ATGGTGTTAATTGATGCACTTGAGGTTCTGTCGAATAGCCTTAAACAAGACAAAAGAGTCCAAGCTATTTTTATAAAAGGATCTGTTGGACGCGGGGAGCAAGACGAACATTCTGATTTGGATTTGTATTGCCTTGTAGGAGAGAAAGACCTTGATGGTTTCCTTCACACTCGGATACATCATCTAGAGTCATATGGAAAATTACTTTTTCACGACGACATTTTCATCGTTGCACCACAAATCCTGGCCGTATATGAAGATATGCTTCATGTCGATTTTTTTACAGTAACAGAGCAGACTTTTATTGAAAAAGACTTCTTTAAAATCATTTATGACCCTGATCATCGTTTGGAAAAGTTCCATTACGCTCAAAACCTCAGGTTATCTGAAAATGAATTCCAGGATGCAGTCGATGACACCGTCTGGTTTCTTTTTCAGTATAAAAAATCTGCAGCACGCGGCAATGATTTATGGTCAGTGAATATGCTTAATCATGTCATGTTGAATCTATCAAAAGTGCTGCTGCATAGATATGAATCTGACCGAGCACAATTGGGCTTGAAGACGGTAGAAGCATCATTGCCTGAAGAAGTCATTAGAAATGTCAGCGAAATCCAGGAAAATATCACTCCGCAGAAACATCGTATAGCAGCTGTGCTTCTTCGTGATCTTTTGAACCAAGAAGCGAAATGGATCCTTAATGAAGTGGCTAACCCAGGCAAGATAGAACCATTATGGAATAGGGTTTTGGAAGAGTAG